The genomic DNA TTCCGCGCGACGGTGCGAAGCCCGATGACGAGGATCGATTGATGCCGTTCAGCGGCTGGCTCGGGATGCTTCACGCGTTGCAGGCGGCGCTCGAGACATCGGATAGAGCCGCCCCGTAGCACTTGCCCTCCGTGCCGCCCACGGAAGTAGGATTCCGCGTTAGGGCTGAGGGGGAAGCATGACGCTCGGGGTCGAGAAGGCGGCCGCATTCGTCGGCCGTGACGCCGAGCGCTCGCTCTTCAGTGAAGCGCTCGCCGACGTTCGCGCCGGCGCTTCGCGCGTGGTCCTGGTCGAGGGAGAAGCCGGCATCGGCAAGAGCCGTCTCGTTCAGGAAGTTATCGCCGACGCAGGCAGTTCCGGCTTCACCGTGCTCCATGGTGGCGCAGAAGAGCTGGAGCGAGCGCGCGCTTTCGGGGGCGTGGCGGACGCCCTCAGAAGGTTCGCCGGGGAGCTGCCATCTGCCGGCAAGGCGCTGGAGCAACTGGTCAGATCGGACGGGCCGACGAGCGACGTCGCATTGTTGGACGCGTTCGTCGATCTCGTCGAGGAGCTCGCGCTCTCGCGCCCCGCGTGCGTTGTGATGGAAGACCTGCACTGGGCGGATGCGGCCACACTCGCAGGGATCCTGGGAGTGAGTCGTCGCCTGGCTTACCTGCCGGTGCTGCTCATCGGCACCTACCGGCCGCATCCGCAGTCGCAAGCGCTGGCGCGGCTTATCGGTGCCGCAACGCAGGAGCACGGCGTCGAGTTGCGGCTCGAGCCACTCGCAGAGGACGAGATCGCGAGCTTGACGGAAGGCTTGATCGGCGCGCGTCCTGGGCCGAACCTACTCGGGCTCATCGCGTCCGCTCGCGGGAATCCGCTGTACGTGACCGAGATCGCACGCGCTGTTCTTCAGGACCAGGAGCTCGACGTCCGTGACGCAGTTGCCGACGTCACGACCATGCAGCTTCCGCCCACCTTGCGACTCACGATCCTGAGACGGATCAGCTTCCTTCCGGCCGAGTCTCTGGATCTGTTGAAGCAGACGGCGATCCTCGGTTCATCGTTTCCGTTGGACGAGTTCCTGGCGGTCACGGGGGACACGGTCGACAAGACGCTCCAACGGTTGTCGCCGGCGATCGCGGCGCGGATCGTCGAGGCGGAGGGGAGCACGATCTCCTTCAGGCACGACCTCATCCACGAGTCGATCTACCAGGACATCCCTGCGCCTCATCGTGCTGCGATGCACAACCACGCCGCGCGCGCGCTTCGGTCGTCCGGCTCCGCGGTTGCTCGCGTGGCGGAGCATTTCTTGCGCGGCCTCGATCTCGGTGTTCCGGAGCTCTTCGAGGATGCGATCGCGTTCGCGAGCGAGATCCGTTTCCGGGCGACGCCCTTGGCCGTCGCGGTCTACGAGAAGGCCATCGAGTTGCCTGGCGTACCCGCTGATCGAAGACTCCTTGCCCAACAGGAGATCCTCTATCCGCTTATCTCGATCGGGCGGGTCGATGATGCAGAACGGCTCGCGAACGAGGTGGTTCCACGCGCCACCGACGCCGGATCGATCAGGTGGGCCTGGGTGATCGCGGAAGCGAAGATGCGAAAGGGTCGCGCCCGAGAGAGCATCCCCGTGCTGGAAGGCATCATCGCCGATCCTCGTGCGGACGGATGGACGTATTACGTGGTCCGTGCGCTTTTGGCGGCGGCCTACATGCGTACCAGCAACTTCGGCGCGGCTGAGGAACACGCCGCGGCGGTCGTCGCGAAAGGACGAGCACGCGACATCGACTCCCCGGCGCGCTTTCGCGGAGAAGGGGTCGACTACAGCGAGTTGATCGTCATCGCGAGTGGTCTCATCACCCTGGCCCCCGCGCTTCTCGCACGAGGCGAGATCTCTCAGGCGCGGGCATTGGCGGACGAGGTGCTCGACATCCACCGCCGCATCCGAACGCCCATCCCCCTCCTCTTCGCGATCGCCGCCCAGGTGTATCTCGATTCCGACGACCTTGCAGGAGCCCAAGCGTTTTGTCGTGAGGGACTGCAGATGGATCGCGAGAGCGGCATCGCAGGGTTGGTGGCCCCTTACGGCGGATTCCATGCCTTCGTCGGGTTCCATGCCGGGGCCTGGGACGAGGCGGCCGCCGAAGCTAAGACCTCAGTCGAGCTTGTTCGGGACGGGTCCGACTCGACGGACGTTCTGTTCGGCGCCCATGTCGCTCTGGCTCAGATCGACTTACACCGCGGTCGCACCGCAGATGCCGGTCGCCAGATCGGGTGGATGGACGATTTCATCACGGACCATGGGCCACAGTGGGGGATGATCCCCCTCGCCTGGACGAAAGCGATGCATCTCGATGCGTTGGGGCGGAGCCCCGAGGCGTTGGCTGTGCTCATCCAAGCATGGGACGCATATGCGTCCTGTCGATATATCGCGTCGCGTCCCGTCTTCGCCGATCTCGTCCGGATGGCGATCGAGGCCGGCGACCGAGACCGCGCGGAGGGCGTCGCGGCCGAAGCGGAGCGCGGCGCCCAACTGGCACCCGAGGTGCACTCTGCCGCGGCGGTTGCTCGACAGTCTCGCGGTCTCGTCGATGACGATCCCGATGCCCTGATCGCGGCCGTGGAGGCGTATCGTGAAACGCCTCGGATCGTCGAGCGTTCGCGAGCGTGCGAAGACGCTGCCGGCTCCCTCATTCGGAGGGGGAAGCTGGCCGAGGCTCGGGCTTTTCTCGAAGAGGGGCTGGCCTTTTACGAGAGCGTCCACGCCGCCCACGATGTGCGGAGGATCACAGCGGCCGTGCGAGACGCGGGCATCCGGCGCGGCGCTCGTGGGAAGCGCGCTCGGCCGAAGACGGGATGGGGGGCTCTCACCGATGCCGAGCAGCAGGTGGCCCGGCTGACGGTTGAGGGGCTGACCAATCCTCAGATCGCGGAGCGTCTGTTCGTCTCGAAGCACACGGTCCAGACTCATCTCTCCCACGTGTTCGCGAAGCTGGGAATCTCCTCTCGCGCCGCATTGGCAGGGATCGCCGCGGAGAAGGCCGGGGGTCCCGATCGAAGCAATGAATCCCCCATCTAGGGGATGATTCGCCCTCGCTGCCGGCGCAGGATGACGGCCGTGAACAGCGAAAACAGA from Actinomycetota bacterium includes the following:
- a CDS encoding AAA family ATPase, producing the protein MTLGVEKAAAFVGRDAERSLFSEALADVRAGASRVVLVEGEAGIGKSRLVQEVIADAGSSGFTVLHGGAEELERARAFGGVADALRRFAGELPSAGKALEQLVRSDGPTSDVALLDAFVDLVEELALSRPACVVMEDLHWADAATLAGILGVSRRLAYLPVLLIGTYRPHPQSQALARLIGAATQEHGVELRLEPLAEDEIASLTEGLIGARPGPNLLGLIASARGNPLYVTEIARAVLQDQELDVRDAVADVTTMQLPPTLRLTILRRISFLPAESLDLLKQTAILGSSFPLDEFLAVTGDTVDKTLQRLSPAIAARIVEAEGSTISFRHDLIHESIYQDIPAPHRAAMHNHAARALRSSGSAVARVAEHFLRGLDLGVPELFEDAIAFASEIRFRATPLAVAVYEKAIELPGVPADRRLLAQQEILYPLISIGRVDDAERLANEVVPRATDAGSIRWAWVIAEAKMRKGRARESIPVLEGIIADPRADGWTYYVVRALLAAAYMRTSNFGAAEEHAAAVVAKGRARDIDSPARFRGEGVDYSELIVIASGLITLAPALLARGEISQARALADEVLDIHRRIRTPIPLLFAIAAQVYLDSDDLAGAQAFCREGLQMDRESGIAGLVAPYGGFHAFVGFHAGAWDEAAAEAKTSVELVRDGSDSTDVLFGAHVALAQIDLHRGRTADAGRQIGWMDDFITDHGPQWGMIPLAWTKAMHLDALGRSPEALAVLIQAWDAYASCRYIASRPVFADLVRMAIEAGDRDRAEGVAAEAERGAQLAPEVHSAAAVARQSRGLVDDDPDALIAAVEAYRETPRIVERSRACEDAAGSLIRRGKLAEARAFLEEGLAFYESVHAAHDVRRITAAVRDAGIRRGARGKRARPKTGWGALTDAEQQVARLTVEGLTNPQIAERLFVSKHTVQTHLSHVFAKLGISSRAALAGIAAEKAGGPDRSNESPI